TCTCTATCTCGAAGTTAGCGAGTTCGCGCACTTTGTTCGTGAAGGAAATAGCTGGGAGAGAAGCGCCTTTCTTTCTGCTTTCTTTACACTAGTAGGCACGCACGGCCTTCACATCACAGTAGGTCTTATCTGGATGGCCGTCATGATGTTTCAGGTGATGCAGCGCGGCGTAACAGAGACCGTCTTCCGCAGACTCTCCTGCCTCAGAATGTTCTGGCACTTCCTAGATGTGATCTGGATCTTTATCTTCACAATTGTCTACCTGATGGGAGTAATAGAGTAACATGAGCTCAATCCGCGACTACAAACTGCAAGGAACCGTTAAGACTTATATCTGGGGATTTCTCCTTTCGGTTATTCTCACACTTGCGGCTTTTTTTGCTGTCGATCAGAAGCTGCTCACCGGCCCGAGCCTTATCTACACCATCGTCGGTCTTGGCCTGGTTCAAACAGTTATTCAGCTCGTTCTCTTTCTCCACTTGGGAGAAGAGTCGAAGCCGCGCTGGAATATGCTCGCCTTCTTCTTCATGTTAACAGTGCTAGTTGTCATCGTCTTTGGTTCGCTCTGGATCATGTACCACTTAAACTACCGCATGATGCCAATGATGGACATGCAGCATCAATAACCGTGAGAAGACAGATTGATCAAGACCTACTATAAACTGATTAAGCCCGGTATCATCTTTGGCAATCTGGTTACCTGTATTGGTGGCTTTATTCTGGCTTCAAAGGGTGAGATCAACGCTCTGCTCCTTCTGGCAGCAGCCGGTGGACTTTCGCTTATCATCGCCTCGGGCTGCGTCTTTAATAACTATATAGATCGCGACGCCGATGCAAAGATGGAAAGAACGAGAGAGCGAGCGCTTGTAAAGCAGACGATCTCGGCACCTCATGCGCTGATTTTTGCGCTCATTTTGGGATGCGCTGGGGCTGCCATTCTAGCGCTCTTTACCAACTTGTTGACTCTGCTGATTGCTCTTATTGGCTTCGTGATTTATGTCACCGCCTACAGCCTCTTGAAATACCACTCCACTCACGCGACGCTTGTTGGAGCTGTCGCTGGAGCAACCCCGCCCGTTGTCGGCTACTGCGCAGTAACCGGTAGACTTGACGCTGCAGCACTCATCTTGTTTGCTATCCTCTTTCTCTGGCAGATGCCCCACTTCTACGCGATTGCGATCTACCGCTTCCAAGATTACGCAGCAGCATCTATCCCCGTTCTGCCGATACGCAAAGGTGTGCCGGCCACAAGAGCGCAGATAGTAATCTATGCCACCATCTTCGCATTAACCACTCCCCTACTCACCCTTTTCGGCTACACGGGGTATCTCTACCTCGCTGTAACCTCACTTGCAGCCCTCATCTGGCTCGTTCTCTGCCTGCGTAAGCAAGCTGACGAGAAGCTCTGGGCCCGCAGAGTCTTTCTCTTCTCCCTTCCCGTAGTCACCCTCTTCTCTCTAATGATCTCACTAAATGTATGACTATTGTTGCCATCGCGAAAAGTAACGCCCATATTTTTGATATCCTGGCTCAAGATTATGAGGCGGAATTTTCTGCTCTTACAAATAAAGAACCCGACTTTTCTGGCTTCTTTAGTCTGGAGGCGAGCTGGCAAGAGCCGTACAAAGGCTTCTACCTGATGCTCAAAGAGAAGCCTGCCGGTTTTGTAATCGTATCAGAAGTAAAAGGGCGCTGGGATATCGCCGAATTCTACATTCTCCCCTGTTATCGCAAACGGGGATTAGGAAGGTTCCTCGCAACGCACATTTTTGACCTCTTTCCTGGCCCTTGGCAGGTAAGGCAGATCTGGGGAGCAGAGGTTGCTGCAACCTTCTGGCGCGACGTGATTAATGTCTATACAAGCGGTCAGTTCACCGAAGATCGAATCAGTGACCCACACTGGGGCATAGTCACCCGCCAACTCTTCAAAAGCTAACTTTTTTTTCGAAAGACCATGAGCGTGTTCTTGAACCAGGGGAGCTTGGCGGCTTGTCTTAGCTTTCCTTCAGCCTCCAGGTCGTTCTCGTAGCCCTGCTCGAGCATGATCGACTTGATGTAGCTATTATCCTGCTCGTTGAAATGTCCAAAGCCTCCTTGGCCTTTGACTGCCCAGCTGAGAACGACTCCCTTGGCGTTATGCTGGTGCAGATTTTCAATGAATGTGCGCTCAAACTGTTTAGGCAGGTGCTCTCCAACTTCGATACTGAGCACCCAGTCAAAGCGCCTGCCCAAGTTAAAGGGCTGGCTTAAGTCGACGACTTTCACCGGCACGTTTGAGATCTTCGCGCTGTCGGGGTTGCCATCATAACCTTCACAGTTGATCTTCTCTTTTAAGAAGTGGTCGACATACTCCCCCGTTCCGCACCCAAAGTCGACAACACTTGTGGCTTGCTCTGTTTTAAAAAACTCAGCCAGTGCTGCAGCAAGAGGTCTATCAAATTGATGTTCATGCAGGATATCCGTCCCGATCCAATAGCCATGCTCATGGACCAGATTTTGAGCCAGATTCTCTCGTGTTTTTTGAAAAAGGATGCAGTTGATGCCAATCGACCTCTCTTTAATCCATTTGCAATTCTTCATAAGGAATGCGATCGACTGCTTCTTATTTTCAGAGTCCGCATTGTCGAGCCAGATATATCCGCCCTTTTTGACTTTAGAGTAGTAGAGCTGGGCGTCTTCCAAGCTACCTTTTTTGGAGAGGTTGCCATCTAGATAGAGAAGGTCCACAGATCCATCTTGGAAGAGTTTAAGTGCATCTCTTGAACGTCCAAGAACTGGGTGGCAGATCTGCTGAAGCTGTTTTAGAGAGAGCAGCTCTAAGAACTTCTTCTTGATCTCCTCCATATTGAGATTCTTCCACCAGAGGATGGTTCTCTCGTTCTCCATTCCTTCAATGGCAGCAGGAGTGTCCCAAGCGTCAATTGCGTACACCTCTCCACTCTTTAAAAATTTAAGCGTGCTTGCGATGGGATAGGTAACAGCTCCACCAAAAGCGCCAATCTCGACACAGAGTTTAGGAGCATTCTCACGGACGAACTCCATCACGACTTCAGCTTTTTTCGGGTTGTACCATCCGGGGATCTTCGACAACTCGCCGAGCACTCGCGCTTTGTGCTCTTCCCAGCTGCTCTTTTGATCGAACTGGTTGGTTTGCGTATCAGATGGCGATGGCACATGCGTGACTAGATTGCGTCTCAAACTAACCAGCTGAATTCCAGGCACAGTCGCAATCTCATGGTCGTAGGGAATGTAGATGTGCTGCTTCTTCTCATGCTCCAAGATCTTTTTCATGCCTGAACGACGAATGATCATTGAGTGGGTTCTCATGCGGCTGCCCACTCTCATGAAATCGTCATTTAGAATTGTTCGCTTAGCAAAGACACTTCGGTCCGAAAGGTCCATATCTGGCCTCCAGAAAAACCAGAGATCCCCCTTTAAATCGCTCTGGAAGTCGTTTGCTTCGGTATAGAGAGCAGCATCGGAAGTATCTAGATCAGTATAGAGAACGTCCCACCCCTCTCTTCCAACGAGCCGATCCAGCTGCTCAATGAGTGTAGATATCTTTCGAGGATCCTCTTGAATGGCGATATCATCTTCCATGATCCAGATCGTCTCATACCCCGAATCATAGGCGTCCTGCAAGATAGAGAGGTGACTGAGCGTGCACCCGATTGCGCCTAAAGTCATCCAGCGAGAGAAGAAGGTCTTTCCAAAACACTCATCTCTTAAGAAGTCCATCTCAGGAGAGTTGGATGCGCGACTGGGAAAGTGGGCCGCCCATGCGCTATCCAACATCCCCGGTTTGTAGCTTACTCCTAGCTCATTTAGAGCTTCGGCCGTGAGATCCCAGCCAGAAACCGCAGAAAAGCGATGAGGAGTGATACCATAGGGCTTAAGCTGCGATAGGCTCTTTTCGAGCTTCTCTGGACGTTTATCAAGATTGATGAGGTAGATGAGATCGACATTCTTGACAGCGCACTCTTCTGGCCTCTTCTCCCCCACCTTTTTAAAGTGACTAGAAAAATCGGCCTCGCAAACGCTCGTAACAGTCAAAACCAGAAGGCAGAAGATCCATCTACTCTGTTGCATCAGACACTCCTTTTAAAAAAAGAGTGATAATGCCCACTTCAAAATTTTAAAAAAAACAGAAAAACAGAAGCAAAAAGAGAAGTTCAAGCTGTTTTAGATTCTAGAAGGCTGAACTCTTTTTGCTGTTTCATTCCTAAAACCCAATCGAAGTTTGTAGTAAGAGTACCGGAACTGAAAAAAGAGTCTTCTCTTTCTAGATCTGGAAGACCCTTTTCTGGAAGAACACTTATAGTCTTTTTAATAACAGAGACTATTCTCTCGTGGTCTGAAAGTTTCCAAGAGTGAAGCATATTTCTGCTAATATTAATTAGCATACATCCCCAAGGATCTTTTGCAAAATCGATCGCTGCACTCGTATCTTTAAAAATATGCCTGTGCCAAGCAGCTGTAAAAACCTCTTGCCATCTATTGGGATGAAAGTGATTTGCAACTTCATAGCCAGTTGTGGGATCGAGGTAGGAGACGAGCACAGAGCAGAGGCCCTCTACTTGCCAAAAAGCTTGGCCTTCAACAACCTTGCGCGCCTTGAGGGTTTTCTCTATCTGTTTTTCTCTCAAGCTATGCTCTTGTAATGGATGTATATAGGTTAAAGATAGCACTAGCGGTGGTACTGATGTGGATGTCATAGGTGTGTGTGATTTTAAATTATTGTGACACAATCTAGAAAGTAGCGGTAGTCGGATTCGAACCAACGACAAACGGATTATGATTCCGCTGCTCTAACCAACTGAGCTATACCGCCCAAGAGGAAAAAAATAGCGGGGGAAGGATTCGAACCTCCGGCCTTTGGGTTATGAGCCCAACGAGCTAACCACTGCTCCACCCCGCGGTAGAAAGAAAGAGTAGAGTAACAAAGAGAGCCATTAACCTCAAAGTTATTCTTTTTGGAGTACAGCGCCTCTGATCAGAGGAGGGGCTTTAGGGTCTGCCAGGTGCGCTCGGTGGAGCCTCGAGCTTCTCGGGTGACGTTTAGGCATGAGTGGTGGGCCTGCTTCCATCTGCTTGGATTCTGGAGAAGGTCAAGGATCGTTTCAGGAAGGCTGGCTAGTGGAACTTGAATCCCAGCGCCTGAGGTGATAGCGAGATCGACAAGGTCCAGCTGGGTGTGCATGTGAGGGCCAAAAATAACAGGGACGCCCACTTGAACGGGTTCAAAAATATTGTGTCCACCTACATGGGAGACGAAACTTCCACCCATGATGGCGAGTTCGGCTAGCTGGAAGCAGTTAAGCAGCTTTCCCATCGCATCGATGAGAATGACCCTCTCATCCCCTTTTTTGAATGCGCGCTCAGTATAGGTAATAATTGAAAGGCCGCGTGCTTTTAACTGGGCTGCAACTTTGGAAAAGCGCTCGGGATGTCGCGGCACGATAAGGACTTTTAGCTTAGGAATTTCTATCCAGACCTTATCCAGTGCGGAGAGGAGCCACTCCTCTTCGGGGTCGTGCGATGAACCGATGACTAGGACGCGGTCATCTCTCTTTATTCCAAGCTCATCTTGCCAAGTGGCACGTTCTGCGTCTGTGAGCTCTACGGGTGAGATGTCGAGCTTTAGATTTCCAGTGATGAGCAGCTTTTCTGGAGAGATGCCCAGCTCTAGAAAGCGCTCGTAATAACGCGAGCTCTGCAAGCAGAACTTATCGAAATAAGAGAAGAGAAGTTTTGAGAAGAATCCAAAGAGTTTAAATCGCTTAAATGAGCGCTCCGAGAGCTTCCCGTTTACAAGCGCGATCTGCGCGCCAGAGAGTTTTGTAAATTTTAACAGGTGGTACCAGAACTCCCCTTCTACAAGAATTAAGAGATCGGGCTGTATTCTGTGCAAGATACGCTTGATAAGCCATGAGAAGTCGATCGGCAGAAAGAAGTAGCTGTCCGCTGCTGGAAGCGAACGCCCGGCCTCTGCAAGGCCGGTCTCTGTAACACACGAGATAACGATTTTTGCATCTGGCATCTCGGATCGGATCTTCTTATAGAGAGGAGCAACCGCCTTTGTCTCACCTACCGAGACGGCGTGAATCCAGACTACTCTCCCCTCTCCCTTTTCGATTGCAGGTGGCAGCCTCCAGCCTAAACGCTCTCCTAGACTTTTGCGATACTTCCCCAGTTTAATGCGATGCCAGAGAAGCTTTGGCAGGGCAACTAACCCGAGCAGCAGGAGTAGAAGATCGTAAATAAAACTAAGAAGCATCTGCAATCACGAGGTTCATGAGTTTATTAGGCACGAAGATCACCTTCTGGATCTCTCCCTTCACATGCTTTGCGATCTGCGGCTGCGTCTCGATAAACTTAAGAAGCTCTTCCTGGCTCTTATCTTTTGGAAGCTCCCAGCGACCTCTAAGCCTACCATTCACCTGAATGATGTAGGTAACCATCTCATCGATAAGATAGAGGGGGTTGACCTTGGGGAATGGAGCAAAAGTCAGCGTCTCTTTGCCGCCCAGATGCTGCCACGCCTCTTCAGCAATGTGTGGAGCAAATGGTGAGAGCAGCTGAGCTAATATTCTGAGAGCGCTCTTGGGATAGTTGGGAAGTGGAGCAAAATTGTTCATGAACTCCATCATCTTGGCGATCGCTGTGTTAAACTGCATCGCTTCGATATCCCTTTGCACCTGGCTGATTAACCGGTGGGTGAGCTTCATCGCCTCTTCTGTCTCCTCATCCGAAGCTTTTTCGGAGTGAAGGAGGTCGTAGAAGCGGCTTAAAAAGCGCCTGCAGCCAGTTACAGCATCGGTGTTCCAGAGCTTCTCTTTGTCAAACGGCCCCATAAACATCTCGTAGAGGCGGAGCGAGTCTGCTCCAAACTCTTCAATCATCTCATCGGGTGTTACTCCATTCAACTTCGACTTGGACATCTTTTCGGTGAGGACTTCGAGCTCCTGATCGGTGCCGATCTGGAAGTAGCGCCCCTTCTCTTCCCTCACCTCTTCGGGTGAGATATAGGCGCCGCCTGGAAGCCTAAATGACTTAGCGATCACAAGCCCCTGGTTGCGGAGGGTCTGAAAAGGCTCAGGAGTACTTACAAGGCCGCTATCATAAAGAACCTTGTGCCAGAAGCGGGCATAGAGAAGATGAAGAACAGCATGCTCCACGCCTCCCACATACATATCGACAGGCATCCAGTACTTTTCGATCTCTTTATCCCATGCAGCTTTGTCGTTTAGCGGATCGCAGAAGCGCAGATAGTACCAGCAGGAGCCAGCCCATTGCGGCATTGTGTTGGTCTCACGCCACGCCTTCTTTCCCGTTTTGATGTCTTGAATGTGCACCCACTCTTGCACGCGTGCAAGTGGGCTCTCGCCTGTTGGGCTCGGCTTAAAATCTGCAAGTTGCGGAGGGCAGAGAGGCAGCTCATCAAGTCCGAGTGCTCTCTGCTTTCCGCCTTCAAGGTGGATAATTGGAATCGGCTCGCCCCAGTAGCGCTGTCTAGAAAAGAGCCAGTCGCGGAGCTTGTAGTTGATCGCCTCTTCCCCTTTCTCATTTTTAATGAGCCAATTTAATACCCTCTCTTTTGCATCTTCGGCAGAGAGGCCATTTAATGAGAGATCCTTATGCGCGCTATTGATTAATAGCCCACCCTTTGACCAGCATCTATTGCCAGCTAATACTTCTACGCGGACGTTTGCGAAGGTGAGTCCTTCGGGTGCAAAATCTTCATCGCTTGAAGGCTCTGGATCGACTACGGGCTGCACTAAAAGGTTATATTTTTTTGCGAACTCAAAATCGCGCTCATCGTGAGCTGGGACGCCCATTACAGCGCCTGTTCCATACCCCATCAATACGTAGTCTGCAATCCAGATCGGAATGCGCGCACCATTAACGGGATTAATCGCATATCCACCAGTCCAGACACCGCTCTTGTCCTTATTGACCTCTCCTCTTTGAAAGTCGGTCTTGTTGACCACCTCTTTCTGATAAGCATCGATAGCTGCTCTCTGCTCTTTCGTGGTAATTGAAGGTACGAGCGGATGCTCGGGAGCTAGGACGATGAAGGTGACACCGAAAAGAGTGTGGTGGCAGGTTGTGAAGACGGGAATGGCCGAGCCGCTCTTCTCCTCAATGAAGTTCACCTTGGATCCACGGCTCTTGCCAATCCAATTGACCTGCAACTTTTTTAAGTGGTCTGGCCAGTCCAAAAGATCTAGATCTTCAAGAAGCTTATCGGCATAGGCTGTGATCTTAAGGATCCACTGGCGCAGAGGTCTTCTTTCAACGGGATAGCCGCCTTCTTTGGATCTGCCATTTTCAAC
Above is a genomic segment from Chlamydiales bacterium containing:
- the cyoD gene encoding cytochrome o ubiquinol oxidase subunit IV, with product MSSIRDYKLQGTVKTYIWGFLLSVILTLAAFFAVDQKLLTGPSLIYTIVGLGLVQTVIQLVLFLHLGEESKPRWNMLAFFFMLTVLVVIVFGSLWIMYHLNYRMMPMMDMQHQ
- the cyoE gene encoding protoheme IX farnesyltransferase; the encoded protein is MIKTYYKLIKPGIIFGNLVTCIGGFILASKGEINALLLLAAAGGLSLIIASGCVFNNYIDRDADAKMERTRERALVKQTISAPHALIFALILGCAGAAILALFTNLLTLLIALIGFVIYVTAYSLLKYHSTHATLVGAVAGATPPVVGYCAVTGRLDAAALILFAILFLWQMPHFYAIAIYRFQDYAAASIPVLPIRKGVPATRAQIVIYATIFALTTPLLTLFGYTGYLYLAVTSLAALIWLVLCLRKQADEKLWARRVFLFSLPVVTLFSLMISLNV
- a CDS encoding GNAT family N-acetyltransferase, with the protein product MTIVAIAKSNAHIFDILAQDYEAEFSALTNKEPDFSGFFSLEASWQEPYKGFYLMLKEKPAGFVIVSEVKGRWDIAEFYILPCYRKRGLGRFLATHIFDLFPGPWQVRQIWGAEVAATFWRDVINVYTSGQFTEDRISDPHWGIVTRQLFKS
- a CDS encoding class I SAM-dependent methyltransferase encodes the protein MQQSRWIFCLLVLTVTSVCEADFSSHFKKVGEKRPEECAVKNVDLIYLINLDKRPEKLEKSLSQLKPYGITPHRFSAVSGWDLTAEALNELGVSYKPGMLDSAWAAHFPSRASNSPEMDFLRDECFGKTFFSRWMTLGAIGCTLSHLSILQDAYDSGYETIWIMEDDIAIQEDPRKISTLIEQLDRLVGREGWDVLYTDLDTSDAALYTEANDFQSDLKGDLWFFWRPDMDLSDRSVFAKRTILNDDFMRVGSRMRTHSMIIRRSGMKKILEHEKKQHIYIPYDHEIATVPGIQLVSLRRNLVTHVPSPSDTQTNQFDQKSSWEEHKARVLGELSKIPGWYNPKKAEVVMEFVRENAPKLCVEIGAFGGAVTYPIASTLKFLKSGEVYAIDAWDTPAAIEGMENERTILWWKNLNMEEIKKKFLELLSLKQLQQICHPVLGRSRDALKLFQDGSVDLLYLDGNLSKKGSLEDAQLYYSKVKKGGYIWLDNADSENKKQSIAFLMKNCKWIKERSIGINCILFQKTRENLAQNLVHEHGYWIGTDILHEHQFDRPLAAALAEFFKTEQATSVVDFGCGTGEYVDHFLKEKINCEGYDGNPDSAKISNVPVKVVDLSQPFNLGRRFDWVLSIEVGEHLPKQFERTFIENLHQHNAKGVVLSWAVKGQGGFGHFNEQDNSYIKSIMLEQGYENDLEAEGKLRQAAKLPWFKNTLMVFRKKS
- a CDS encoding 3-deoxy-D-manno-octulosonic acid transferase, which translates into the protein MLLSFIYDLLLLLLGLVALPKLLWHRIKLGKYRKSLGERLGWRLPPAIEKGEGRVVWIHAVSVGETKAVAPLYKKIRSEMPDAKIVISCVTETGLAEAGRSLPAADSYFFLPIDFSWLIKRILHRIQPDLLILVEGEFWYHLLKFTKLSGAQIALVNGKLSERSFKRFKLFGFFSKLLFSYFDKFCLQSSRYYERFLELGISPEKLLITGNLKLDISPVELTDAERATWQDELGIKRDDRVLVIGSSHDPEEEWLLSALDKVWIEIPKLKVLIVPRHPERFSKVAAQLKARGLSIITYTERAFKKGDERVILIDAMGKLLNCFQLAELAIMGGSFVSHVGGHNIFEPVQVGVPVIFGPHMHTQLDLVDLAITSGAGIQVPLASLPETILDLLQNPSRWKQAHHSCLNVTREARGSTERTWQTLKPLL
- a CDS encoding leucine--tRNA ligase, producing the protein MDRPRYDHIRIEKKWQKFWEDQETFKVDVDHSKPKYYILDMFPYPSGAGLHVGHVTGYTATDILARYKRQQGFNVLHPMGWDSFGLPAEQYAIKTGTHPSVTAEQNINTYRRQLKSLGFSYDWSREVATSDPKYYKWTQWIFTKLYEKGLAYEAEMQVNFCPFLGTVLANEEVENGRSKEGGYPVERRPLRQWILKITAYADKLLEDLDLLDWPDHLKKLQVNWIGKSRGSKVNFIEEKSGSAIPVFTTCHHTLFGVTFIVLAPEHPLVPSITTKEQRAAIDAYQKEVVNKTDFQRGEVNKDKSGVWTGGYAINPVNGARIPIWIADYVLMGYGTGAVMGVPAHDERDFEFAKKYNLLVQPVVDPEPSSDEDFAPEGLTFANVRVEVLAGNRCWSKGGLLINSAHKDLSLNGLSAEDAKERVLNWLIKNEKGEEAINYKLRDWLFSRQRYWGEPIPIIHLEGGKQRALGLDELPLCPPQLADFKPSPTGESPLARVQEWVHIQDIKTGKKAWRETNTMPQWAGSCWYYLRFCDPLNDKAAWDKEIEKYWMPVDMYVGGVEHAVLHLLYARFWHKVLYDSGLVSTPEPFQTLRNQGLVIAKSFRLPGGAYISPEEVREEKGRYFQIGTDQELEVLTEKMSKSKLNGVTPDEMIEEFGADSLRLYEMFMGPFDKEKLWNTDAVTGCRRFLSRFYDLLHSEKASDEETEEAMKLTHRLISQVQRDIEAMQFNTAIAKMMEFMNNFAPLPNYPKSALRILAQLLSPFAPHIAEEAWQHLGGKETLTFAPFPKVNPLYLIDEMVTYIIQVNGRLRGRWELPKDKSQEELLKFIETQPQIAKHVKGEIQKVIFVPNKLMNLVIADAS